One genomic window of Struthio camelus isolate bStrCam1 chromosome 1, bStrCam1.hap1, whole genome shotgun sequence includes the following:
- the FAM83F gene encoding protein FAM83F, with the protein MAESQVILLDDLHVNEKVTEAQARFYYSEEQRRALEALVTRGEAAYREKLKKEQLRDFLSSRELQALRAGWRGYEDPQEGDGKAVRGPGGKTLSLTYWPECSDTEVPPLDLGWTDKTFYRGISRVALFTHPRKEESAPHLKEVVREMIQQAQKIIALVMDVFTDRDIFRDIVDAAYKRWIPVYIILDEEGVKLFLEMCRCLDLKDLQIRNIRIRSVTGVGFYMPAGKIRGTLASRFLMVDGEKVATGSYSFTWSSSHVDRNILLVLTGQHVEMFDVEFRELYAISEEVNFYKELGIANSFPLGAGKTGLHSSTVARKIINPKYGLVAGATRGDMMLWASRHRQENQGNLEKEETSESKKRLNQFLNDLITLEQELPEIEPPLENLNKLNRSPQKLFCRLHMDLKNKSKSRESIRDMKKEDAQASSKQGKRFASGLFSRKAKRSPGSSIEANSFASEGHSGEDLGNMKLEYERLSIGHASVRSAGGISGNPGPNSTTSDKNKQPTCVLS; encoded by the exons ATGGCGGAGTCCCAGGTGATCCTCCTGGATGACTTGCACGTCAACGAGAAGGTGACGGAGGCCCAGGCCCGCTTCTACTACAGCGAGGAGCAGCGCCGGGCCCTGGAGGCGCTGGTGACCCGGGGTGAGGCGGCCTACAGGGAGAAGCTGAAGAAGGAGCAGCTCCGCGACTTCCTCTCCAGCCGGGAGCTGCAGGCCCTGCGGGCCGGCTGGAGGGGCTACGAGGACCCCCAGGAGGGGGACGGCAAAGCGGTGCGCGGGCCCGGCGGCAAGACCCTCTCACTGACCTACTGGCCCGAGTGCTCCGACACGGAGGTGCCCCCACTGGACTTGGGCTGGACCGACAAGACCTTCTACCGGGGCATCAGCCGCGTGGCCCTCTTCACGCACCCGCGCAAGGAGGAGAGCGCGCCCCACCTCAAGGAGGTGGTGCGGGAGATGATCCAGCAGGCCCAGAAG ATTATTGCACTGGTCATGGATGTATTTACAGATCGGGACATCTTCCGAGATATTGTTGACGCAGCATATAAACGTTGGATCCCAGTCTATATAATCCTAGATGAGGAAGGTGTGAAGCTTTTCTTGGAAATGTGCAGATGCCTTGACCTCAAAGACTTGCAGATCCGG AACATCCGTATACGTTCTGTGACAGGAGTTGGGTTCTACATGCCAGCAGGGAAGATCAGAGGTACGCTGGCATCCCGATTCCTGATGGTGGACGGTGAAAAAGTGGCCACAGGATCCTATAG CTTCACATGGAGTTCATCCCATGTTGACAGAAACATCCTGCTAGTATTGACAGGACAGCATGTGGAGATGTTTGATGTCGAGTTTCGTGAGCTCTATGCCATTTCAGAGGAAGTTAATTTCTACAAAGAACTAGGTATTGCTAATTCATTCCCTCTCGGAGCTGGTAAGACAGGCCTTCATTCCTCCACTGTGGCTCGGAAGATCATCAACCCTAAGTATGGTTTAGTGGCAGGGGCAACCCGTGGTGATATGATGCTCTGGGCTTCACGCCACAGGCAGGAGAACCAAGGGAAtttggaaaaggaggaaacaagTGAGTCAAAGAAAAGGTTGAATCAGTTCCTGAATGACTTAATCACATTGGAGCAAGAGCTCCCAGAGATTGAGCCACCTCTAGAGAACTTGAACAAGTTGAATAGGAGCCCTCAGAAACTGTTCTGCCGGCTCCACATGGacctgaaaaataaatccaaatctAGAGAGTCTATTCGTGACATGAAGAAAGAAGATGCACAGGCCAGCTCAAAGCAAGGAAAACGTTTTGCCAGTGGACTTTTCAGTCGCAAGGCCAAACGGTCTCCAGGCTCAAGCATTGAGGCCAATTCTTTTGCCAGTGAAGGACATTCAGGAGAAGACCTGGGGAACATGAAACTGGAATACGAACGGCTCAGCATAGGTCATGCCAGTGTTCGGAGTGCTGGAGGCATCTCAG GGAACCCGGGTCCAAACTCCACTACAAGcgataaaaacaaacaacctaCCTGTGTGTTATCTTGA